From the genome of Rhodothermales bacterium, one region includes:
- the rplU gene encoding 50S ribosomal protein L21, which produces MYAIVDISGKQFKVQQDAKLYIPRQKAEVGDTLTFDRVLLVSGDEIQVGAPTVGGASVTAKVLGHMKGDKVIVFKKKRRKGYRVKNGHRQPYTQISIDALNLNGKNGSSEA; this is translated from the coding sequence ATGTACGCCATCGTCGATATCTCCGGCAAGCAGTTCAAAGTCCAGCAGGACGCCAAGCTCTACATCCCCCGCCAGAAGGCAGAAGTGGGCGACACGCTCACGTTTGACCGCGTCCTCCTCGTCTCCGGCGACGAGATCCAGGTCGGCGCTCCGACTGTCGGCGGCGCGTCCGTCACGGCGAAGGTGCTCGGCCACATGAAGGGCGACAAGGTGATCGTCTTCAAGAAGAAGCGCCGCAAGGGCTACCGCGTCAAGAACGGCCACCGCCAGCCCTACACGCAGATCTCGATCGACGCGCTGAACCTCAACGGAAAGAACGGTAGCTCCGAGGCGTAA
- a CDS encoding fumarylacetoacetate hydrolase family protein, with translation MLLTLPPTGPTLTPGKLLCIGRNYAEHVREMGDVKDLPTEPVVFLKPSTALVASGGEIVIPPQSEDVHHEVEIVAVIGRGGKDIDEAKALEHVGAYAVGLDMTARDIQRKAKEARAPWSVAKGFDTFAPLGPLTRAEDVPDPQTLSLQLTVNGEVRQAGHARDMIFPLPFVIAYLSRIFTLEPGDLIFTGTPEGVGPVHPGDELVATAETDDGVALEPLRVTVR, from the coding sequence ATGCTCCTCACCCTGCCTCCCACCGGCCCTACGCTCACCCCCGGCAAGCTCCTCTGCATCGGCCGCAACTACGCCGAGCACGTCCGCGAGATGGGCGACGTGAAGGACCTGCCCACGGAGCCCGTCGTCTTCCTCAAGCCGTCGACGGCGCTCGTCGCCTCGGGCGGGGAGATCGTGATCCCGCCGCAGTCGGAGGACGTGCATCACGAGGTCGAGATCGTGGCGGTAATCGGGCGCGGCGGGAAGGACATCGACGAGGCGAAGGCGCTGGAGCACGTCGGTGCGTACGCCGTCGGCCTCGACATGACGGCGCGGGACATTCAGCGCAAGGCGAAGGAGGCCCGCGCGCCGTGGTCGGTGGCGAAGGGGTTCGACACGTTCGCCCCGCTCGGGCCGCTCACACGAGCGGAGGACGTACCGGACCCGCAGACGCTCAGCCTCCAACTGACGGTCAACGGCGAAGTCCGGCAGGCGGGGCACGCCCGCGACATGATCTTCCCCCTCCCGTTCGTGATCGCCTACCTCTCGCGCATCTTCACGCTCGAGCCCGGCGACCTCATCTTCACGGGCACGCCCGAGGGCGTCGGCCCCGTCCACCCCGGCGACGAACTCGTGGCGACGGCAGAGACGGACGATGGCGTCGCCCTCGAGCCCCTCCGCGTGACGGTACGCTAG